From the genome of Deinococcus sp. AJ005, one region includes:
- a CDS encoding N-acetyltransferase, which translates to MTLSLDSIAIPDIHPQAPLNGRKARLSDIEAIHELIGYWAARGQMLVRSRALLAETIRDFHLIFAEAHEGQVGGLAGVCGLHLLAPDLAEVRGLAIHPQMQGRGLGKQLVEACEREAREIALPALFAWTYQQVFFEKCGFTRIDKTHLHPKVWSECQRCAFFENCNEIAMLRVLE; encoded by the coding sequence ATGACCCTTTCCCTGGATTCCATCGCCATTCCCGACATTCATCCGCAAGCGCCGCTGAATGGGCGCAAGGCCAGACTGTCGGACATTGAAGCCATCCACGAACTGATCGGGTACTGGGCAGCGCGCGGGCAGATGCTGGTGCGCTCACGCGCGCTGCTGGCCGAGACCATTCGGGACTTTCACCTGATCTTCGCCGAGGCCCATGAGGGTCAGGTCGGCGGTCTGGCGGGCGTCTGTGGTCTGCACTTGCTGGCCCCCGATCTGGCCGAGGTGCGCGGTCTGGCCATCCACCCCCAGATGCAGGGGCGTGGGCTGGGCAAGCAACTCGTGGAAGCCTGCGAGCGGGAGGCGCGTGAGATTGCCCTGCCCGCGCTGTTCGCGTGGACCTACCAGCAGGTCTTTTTTGAGAAGTGCGGCTTTACGCGCATCGACAAGACCCACCTTCACCCGAAGGTCTGGAGTGAGTGCCAGCGCTGCGCCTTCTTCGAGAACTGCAACGAGATCGCCATGCTCAGGGTGCTGGAGTAG